From the genome of Verrucomicrobiota bacterium, one region includes:
- a CDS encoding glycosyltransferase family 2 protein: protein MSLTVIIASKGRPAVLADTLTSLARQSFVPSQVILSVTSPADLPLSVAEGITVVYSEPGLTKQLNQALQHLDAKTEYVLFLDDDVEIAVDYIFKGINFLDKNPETVGFNGLLVKDEFMDRNTAQELLEYENDNESIHPCVCLYGCNMMVRRTALEGYSFDENLPLYSWLFEIPFSNYLKSRGKLLYYLGSRLVHLKSPESRIGGKKFGYAQIANPYYLHCKGELLLSECITSFIGKALISNLSKLLRGSPERISGNLIALKDMFLVKISPLRILDIK, encoded by the coding sequence ATGTCCCTAACCGTTATCATTGCGTCTAAAGGTCGCCCGGCAGTGCTCGCTGATACATTGACGAGCCTAGCCCGCCAATCGTTTGTCCCCAGTCAGGTGATCCTCTCGGTGACTTCTCCGGCAGACCTGCCTCTGAGCGTCGCTGAGGGAATAACGGTAGTTTATTCTGAGCCGGGTCTTACAAAACAGCTGAATCAGGCACTACAACATTTAGACGCTAAAACGGAGTATGTGCTTTTTCTTGATGATGACGTGGAGATAGCAGTCGACTATATATTTAAAGGAATAAATTTCTTAGATAAGAATCCTGAAACGGTGGGGTTTAATGGGTTACTCGTAAAAGACGAATTCATGGACAGGAATACTGCTCAAGAGTTATTAGAGTATGAGAATGATAATGAATCGATTCATCCCTGTGTATGTCTCTATGGGTGTAATATGATGGTGAGGAGAACTGCGCTTGAGGGATATTCCTTTGATGAGAATCTACCTCTATATTCTTGGCTTTTTGAAATCCCATTTTCAAACTATCTTAAAAGTAGAGGTAAATTACTCTATTATTTGGGGAGTAGGCTGGTTCACCTGAAGTCGCCTGAATCAAGAATCGGTGGCAAGAAATTTGGATATGCCCAGATCGCTAATCCCTATTATCTTCATTGCAAAGGTGAACTCTTATTATCAGAATGTATAACTTCATTTATCGGTAAAGCCTTAATATCAAATCTTTCAAAATTATTAAGAGGCAGTCCTGAACGGATTTCAGGTAATTTGATCGCTCTGAAGGATATGTTTCTTGTGAAAATCAGTCCATTAAGGATACTCGATATCAAATGA
- a CDS encoding type II toxin-antitoxin system prevent-host-death family antitoxin — protein sequence MEKILISEFKAKCIESLKKVNQSGHPLVVTLRGKPLVTIHAYAENEKKVILGGLTDGAQIPDGIEYESSVSDWESLS from the coding sequence ATGGAAAAGATATTAATCTCTGAATTCAAGGCAAAATGTATCGAGAGTCTCAAAAAGGTGAATCAGAGCGGGCATCCCTTGGTCGTCACTTTGCGGGGAAAACCCCTAGTAACCATCCACGCCTATGCGGAAAATGAAAAAAAAGTGATCCTCGGAGGATTAACGGATGGTGCCCAGATTCCTGATGGCATTGAATATGAAAGTTCCGTTTCAGATTGGGAAAGTCTTTCTTGA
- a CDS encoding type II toxin-antitoxin system VapC family toxin has translation MNYLLDTHVWLWAASRPDKLGAHTTGLLLDETNSLYVSAISSLEVAQLSWAGKILLPMKAPEWIKASVAQLNLTQIPLSSDIAAAAYSLAEPIHKDPADRILVATALHHGLVLLTADKKLLDYTSVKTVDCGE, from the coding sequence TTGAATTACCTCCTGGATACACATGTTTGGCTTTGGGCGGCATCTCGTCCGGATAAACTCGGCGCACATACGACCGGACTGCTACTTGATGAGACTAATTCACTTTATGTATCCGCGATTTCTTCGCTGGAGGTCGCGCAATTGTCTTGGGCGGGCAAAATTCTCCTTCCCATGAAAGCCCCCGAATGGATCAAAGCATCTGTCGCACAGCTAAATTTGACACAAATACCACTCTCATCCGACATCGCCGCTGCGGCCTACTCTTTGGCCGAACCTATCCACAAAGACCCAGCAGATAGGATTCTAGTCGCAACAGCTCTCCATCATGGATTGGTTTTGCTGACGGCCGACAAAAAGTTACTCGATTATACTTCTGTGAAAACCGTGGATTGCGGGGAATAG